CGCCCAGCTCAAGACCGATGACCCGGTCGGCCTCGTCGGAACTGGCGGTGAGCATGATGATCGGCACGTGGGCCTGGCGAGGGTGCTGGCGAACCCAGCGGCACAGGCTGAAGCCGTCTTCATCCGGGAGCATCACGTCGAGGATCACCAGGTCGCTCGGCGCATCGTTGAACGCCTGGCGAAAGCCGGCGCCGTCCGGCGTGGTACGCACCTGGAAACCCGCGCGGCTGAGGTAGGTGTCCAGCAGCTCGCGAATCTCCTGGTCGTCATCGACCAACAAAATCGATTTGTTTACTGAACTCACAGGGCCGCGTCCTTGTTGTTTGGATTAGGGCGGATTATGCCTGATGGATATAACCTGCAAACACACTACAAACACTCTGTGGGAGCGAGCTTGCTCGCGATAGCGGCATAACAGTCAACCTCATGGCGACTGACACTCCGTCATCGCGAGCAAGCTCGCTCCCACAGGGGGTGGATACCTATCAGTTCAGGCAGCGGCGGACTGTTCCAACGCCACCCCAGCCCCCATCAGGCCGGAGTACGGCGCCGTGACCAGCCAGACCGGAATGCCCTTGAAGTAATCGCTCATGCAGCCCTTGTCGGCGAAACAGTGGGCGAAACCACTTTCGAGGAAGAAATCGGCAAACCGCGGGACCACGCCCCCGACGATATAGACACCGCCGCGCCCGCCCAGCGTCAACACATTGTTGCCGGCTACACGCCCCAGCCAGCGGCAGAACTGCTCGAGCACTTCCAGAGCAATCGGGTCGCCCGCCAGGCCGGCTGCGGTGATGGATTCGGGGGTGTCGAGTACCGGCACATGGCCGTCCACTGCGCAAATGGCCCGGTACACCCGAGGCAAACCGCTGCCGCTCAAGGCGGTTTCGGCGCTGACGTGGCCGATCTCGTTGTAGATGTGCTGCCACAGCTGGGTTTCCCGCGGGCTGCTCATGGGCAGGTCGACATGGCCGCCCTCCCCCGGCAACGCCGCGAAACGGCCTTCGCCCAGGTCCAGCAACGTACCAACGCCCAGGCCGGTGCCCGGGCCGATCACCACTGCCGGGCGCAACGGCTCCGGGGTGCCTTCGCACACGACCCGGTATTCATCGGGACGCAAACGGGTCATGCCCAGGGCCATGGCCGAGAAGTCGTTGACCAGCAACAGCTTCTCCACTTGCAAGGTCCGGCAGAACGCCAGGTTGCTCAGGCGCCAGTGATTGTTGGTAAAGCGAAACTCATCACCGCTCACGGGACCGGCCACCGACAGGCACACCGAACCGATGGCGCCCGGCTTCAGGCCCAAGCCACTCAGGTACACCTGGATGGCATCTTCCGGGCAGGCATAATCCGCCGTTGCCAACACCTGGATGTTTTCCAGGGAGTGGTTTTTCCACAGCGCGAAGCGTGCGTTGGTCCCACCGATGTCACCGACCAAAGCCAGTTTCAATTAAGCGTCTCCAGGGCAGAAGTAAAGGCGCTGGCGCCCTGCTCCGCCGAGCTGAAGGCCATGCGCATGAAACCGAACAGCTCGCGACCGGTGCCGATGTTGTTGCCCAACAGGCCCTTGGCCGGCGTGCGCGCGGCGAATTCCTCGGCGTCCACCTTCAATTCCAAGGTGCCTTTGACGCCATCGACACGGATGATATCGCCCTCCTGCACCCGGGCCAACGCACCACCGACATAAGCTTCGGGGCTGACATGAATGGCCGCCGGGATTTTCCCCGACGCGCCGGACATGCGCCCGTCGGTCACCAGCGCCACTTTGAAGCCACGGTCCTGCAATACCCCGAGGAACGGCGTCATCTTGTGCAGCTCAGGCATGCCGTTGGAGCGCGGGCCCTGGAAACGCATCACTGCGACGAAGTCTTTCTCCAGCAGGCCGGCCTTGAATGCATCGGCCAGGTCCTGTTGATCCTGGAAGACCATGGCCGGTGCCTCGACAATCTGGTTTTCCAGGGCCACAGCCGAGACCTTCATCACGCCACGGCCCAAGTTGCCTTCCATCACCCGCAGGCCGCCTTCAGGCGAGAACGCGCGAGCCACCGGGCGCAGGATGTTTTCGTCGAGGCTTTCGATCGGGCCGTCGCGCCACACCAGCTCGCCATCCTCCAGGAACGGCTCCTGGGTGTAGCGGCTCAAGCCGTGACCGAGCACGGTGTTGACGTTTTCGTGAAGCAAACCGGCTTCCAGCAGTTCACGGATCAGGAACGACATGCCGCCCGCCGCCTGGAAGTGGTTGATGTCGGCCTTGCCGTTCGGGTAGACGTGACTCAGGGTCGGCACCACCTCGGAGAGGTCGGCCATGTCCTGCCAGGTCAGTTGGATGCCCGCCGCCATGGCGATGGCCGGCATGTGCAGGGTGTGGTTGGTGGAGCCACCCGTGGCGTGCAGCGCGACGATGGAGTTGACCAGCGAGCGCTCGTCGACGATTTCGCCGATGGGCATGAAGTTGCCGCTTTGCTTGGTCATGCGCGTGACCTGGAACGCCGCCTCACGGGTCAGGGCATCGCGCAGCGGCGTGTTCGGGTTGACGAACGAGGCGCCCGGCAAGTGCAGGCCCATCACTTCCATCAACAACTGGTTGGTGTTGGCGGTGCCGTAGAAGGTGCAGGTGCCGGGGCTGTGGTAGGACTTCATCTCCGATTCCAGCAGCTCTTCGCGGGTGGCCTTGCCTTCGGCATAGCGCTGGCGCACGTCGGCTTTTTCCTTGTTGGAAATGCCCGAGACCATCGGCCCGCCTGGCACGAAGATCGTCGGCAAATGACCGAAGCGCAGCGCGCCCATCATCAGGCCCGGGACGATCTTGTCGCAAATACCGAGCATCAGCGCGCCGTCAAACATGTTGTGGGACAGCGCCACCGCCGTGGACAGCGCGATCACTTCACGGCTCGGCAGGCTCAGCTCCATCCCCGCCTCGCCCTGGGTCACGCCGTCGCACATCGCGGGCGTACCGCCAGCGAACTGGCCGACCGAGCCGATTTCGCGCAGGGCTTTCTTGATCTGTTCCGGGAAGGTTTCGTAGGGCTGGTGGGCCGAGAGCATGTCGTTATAGGACGACACGATGGCGATGTTGGCGGCGTTCATCATCCGCAGGTGATGCTTGTCTTCGGTGCCGCAACCAGCCACGCCGTGAGCGAAGTTGGCGCACTGCAGCTTGCCGCGCATCGGACCGTCGCTGGCTGCACCGTGGATCAATGCAAGGTAAGCCTGACGCGTGGCGCGGCTGCGGGCGATAAGCCGTTCGGTGACCTCAAGAACGCGGGGATGCATGTGTAGAACTCCAGGCTAACGGGTGTGGCGACCTGATTGTCTATGCTGATCAAAAGCCCGCCGCACGCTGTGTAAAAGACGAGGCGACAGACGGTTTCTTGACCATTCGGACCAGTTGATTCAGGTCACTCGTTGTAGATAAAACAAAATATTGCCACTAAAAAGGCTTGTTTTCTATTTTTATGCGAATAATCTTGTAATTCCAACAACAAATCGACGGCGGCGCAGTTAATGACTCTTCGAATCGCAATCAATGGTTTTGGCCGCATCGGCCGCAACGTCCTCCGTGCACTGTATACCCAAGGCTATCGTCGCGACCTGCAGATCGTCGCCATCAACGACTTGGGTGACAGTGCAATCAATGCTCATCTGCTCAAGTTCGACACGGTCCACGGCACGTTTGATGCTGACGTGCAGCACGATCACGAAAGCCTGACGGTCAATGGCGACCGCATCTCGGTCAGCGCCATCCGCAATCCGGCCGAACTGCCTTGGGCCGCCGAGAAGATCGACGTCGTGTTCGAATGCACCGGCCTGTTTACCGACCGCGCCAAGGCAGCCGCGCATATCAGCGCCGGCGCCCGCAAGGTGATCATCTCGGCACCGGCCAAGGGCGCCGATGCCACCGTCGTGTACGGCGTGAACCACGATATCCTGCGCCAGTCCCACCAGATCATCTCCAACGCTTCGTGCACCACCAACTGCCTGGCCCCTGTGGCCCAGGTGCTGCACCGCGAGCTGGGTATCGAAAGCGGCCTGATGACCACCATCCATGCCTACACCAACGACCAGAACCTGACCGACGTCTACCACAGCGACCCGTATCGCGCCCGTTCGGCCACCCAGAACATGATCCCGAGCAAGACCGGCGCCGCCGAAGCGGTGGGCCTGGTGCTACCGGAACTGGCAGGCAAGCTGACCGGCATGGCGGTGCGTGTACCGGTGATCAACGTGTCCCTGGTCGACCTCACTGTGCAGCTCAAGCGCGAAGCGTCGGCCGAAGAAGTCAACGAACTGCTGCGCCATGCCAGCCAGCATTCGAAGATTCTCGGCTACAACACCCTGCCGCTGGTCTCCAGTGACTTCAACCACAACCCACTGTCGTCGATCTTCGACGCCAACCACACCAAGGCCAGCGGCAAGCTGCTCAAGGTACTGGCCTGGTATGACAACGAATGGGGCTTCTCCAACCGTATGCTGGATAACTGCCTGGCGTTGTGTAACGCCGAGTAACTCACTGCTGACCAATGTGGAGCGAGCCTGTAAGAGCAAACCTGTGGGAGCAAAGCTTGCTCGCGATAGCGATTTCAAAGCCAGCACGGGTGCTGCATGTGACGATGTCATCGCGAGCAAGCTTTGCTCCCACAGGCCTGCTCCCAAGGTTTGCTCCTCACATGGTCTCGGCGAGGTGAAATCAAGGCTTGACCCGCGCAGTAGATGATAAGCATTATCATCTACTCGCATCGGATCGGGCCCTACCGTGAGTCAATCGCGCTTTCATCACGTCTTCCTCGCCCAGCGCACGCCGCTGCTGCGCACCCTCGAGCGCATGGTCAACAACCCCAGTACCGCTGAAGACCTGCTTCAGGAAACCTACCTGCGCGTCACCCGCGCACTGGGCGAACGCACGGTTGAACACCTCGAACCCTTTGTTTTCCAGACCGCCCGCAACCTGGCGCTGGACCATCTGCGTGCCCGGCGCATCCAGTCGCGGACCTTGCTCGATGACGTACCGCTGGAGGTCGTCCACAACGTCGTCGCCCACCAGAGCAGCGCCGAGGACGCCGCCCATGCCCAACAACTGCTCGAACGCCTGAATGTCAGCCTGCAGGCCCTGAGCTCGCGACAGCAGCAGATCTTCATCCTCAGCCGCCTGCATGGCCACAGTTACCAGGAAATCGCCGAACGGTTGGGCGTGTCCCTGAGCACCGTGCAAAAGGAACTGAAACTGATCATGGCGATCTGTGTGGGTGTGGCTGAGCGCAGCCAGGGCGAGCAATGACCCGCCCCACGCTTGAGGCCATAAGCTGCGTACAAGCTTGCCACTTGCTGCGTCCAGCTTGTAGCTTGAGCCCGTGCCGCTAAATACCGAGAACCCACTGTGACGGACAATCACCGCTCTGCCGAGCCCACTGCGACGTCGGAAACCGCCCATGCCATGGAGCAGGCGCTGGACTGGCTGATCCTGCTGGACAACCCCAGCGAGGAACAGACGCGCCAGTTCCACGCCTGGCTGGCAGCCGATCCACGCCACGGCGAGGCGTTCGCCAGGGCCCAGGCGATCTGGAACGGCCCGCAGGTGATGGAAAGTGCCCGTCGACTTGAAGCCGTGCCCAAGGTTACCGCGCGGTCGCGCCTGCGCGCCCACTGGAAACCCCTGGCCACCGCCGCCGTGCTGTTTCTCGGCCTGTTCAACTTCAGCGACCTGCCCCTGCGCTTGCAGGCCGACCACCTGACCGTGGTCGGTGAGCGCCAGCGCTTGCAGTTGGAGGACGGCTCCAAGGTCCTGCTCAACACCGACTCGGCCTTCTCCAGCACGTTCAACGAGCAGCGGCATGTGGCGCGCCTGTACAAGGGCGAAGCGTTGTTCGAAGTCCCGGGCAACCGTAACCTGCCACTGGAAATCGATGCCGGCCCGGTCATGGCCAGCGTCAGCGACACCACGTTCGCCGTGCGTTACCTCGACGGCGTGGCCCAGGTCCAGGTGCAGCGCGGCGACGTGGACCTGCGGGCCACTCGCAACGACACCCATGTGCGGCTGTCAGCTGGCGAAAGCATCCGCATCGGCCCCAACGGCTTCGACCGCCCGGCCCGGCTCGACGCCAACACGGACCTGGCCTGGGTCCAGGGTCGGCTGGTGTTCGAGAACCGGCCACTGAGCCAGGTACTGGCCGAGTTGCGACGCTATTACCCCGGCTGGATCATCAACAGTAACGAACAATTGGCCAACGTTACGGTGACCGGCAATTACCGCCTCGATCAGCCGTTGGACGTGGTCCGTTCGCTGGCCCATATCACCTCGGCGCGGCTCCAGGAATTCCCGGCGCTGGTGATCCTGAACTAAATGAGAATTATTTTTACTCGATAGGTTCTGCTGATTCGTCTCGTTATAGCCAATGCAATTGATTCGCATCCAGCCATGTGAATCTGCACCTATAACAGATGCGACACGGAGCGCTATCGATGTCCTCTCGCCTTACTTGCCGGTTTCTTGCCCCTTCTTGCACGCTGTCACTGCTCACCGCCGCCCTTCTGATGGCCGGCACAGCGCCGCTCGCCCTGGCCGCCACCAGCGTGCAACCCGCTGTACGCAACATGGGCGACTACACCTTTGCCATCGCCCGACAGCCACTGGTCTCGGCCCTGAATGCATTCACTGCGGTCACCGGCTGGCAAGTCGGGATGCCCGCGGAACTGGCCGCAGGCGTCGCCTCGCCAGGGGTGAACGGCTCGCTGTCACCTGAAAACGCCCTGGAGCGCCTGTTGGTGGGGACCCACCTGAGCTACCGCAAGCTGGGCGACAACAGCATCATCCTGGAAAAGCGCAGCGCTGGCAGCGCGCTGGAGTTGCAACAGGTAACCATCAGCGCCACCCGCCAGGAACAGGACATCACCAGCGTACCGAGCACGGTCACCGTCCACGATCGCCAGGAACTGGATCGCAACAACGTCAATACCCTCAAGGACCTGGTGCGCTATGAACCGGGTGTATCGGTGGGCGGCGCGGGCCAGCGCGGCGGTATCAGCGGCTACAACATCCGCGGCATCGACGGCAACCGGATCCTGACCCAGGTCGACGGCGTGGAAATTCCCGGCGGCTTCTTCAACGGCCCCTACGCCAAGACCCAGCGCAACTACGTCGACCCGGAAATCATCAAACGCGTGGAAATCCTGCGCGGTCCGGCCTCGGTGCTGTACGGCAGCAATGCCATTGGCGGTGCCGTCAGCTACTTCACCCTCGATCCGGACGACATCATCAAGCCGGGCGAAGACGTTGGCGCCCGCCTGAAGACCGGCTACAGCTCCGCCGACGAGAGCTGGCTCAAGTCAGCCACCGTCGCTGGCCGTAGCGGGCCGTTCGACGGCTTGTTGCACTACAGCCAACGCGACGGTCATGAAACCCAATCCTACGGCAGCCACAACGGCACGGGCCTGGACCGCACCGCCGCCAACCCCGAAGACGTGCGCGCCAACAACGTGCTGGCCAAGCTCGGCTGGAACTACAGCGACGACGGACGCCTTGGCCTGGTCTACGAGAAATACAAGGACGACCGCGACACCGACCTGAAAAGCGCCTATGGCGGGCCCTACTCCAACGGCCGCCCCACGCTCCCCACCACCATGCTGCCCGGCGGCATGTACCAGTGGCGCACCGGCAACGACACCATCACCCGCGAGCGTTTCGGCCTGGAGCACAGCTTCGCCCTCGACAGCCTGCTGGCCGATCACGTCAAGTGGAGCCTGAATCACCAGGTCGCCAAGACCGACCAGAGCACCGCAGAATTCTACTTCCCCGTTACCCGCCAGGTCCTGCGCACCCGGGAGACCCTCTATGAAGAGAAACAGTGGGTCTTCGACGCGCAACTGGACAAGGCCTTCAGCGTCGCCGACACCGATCACGCCCTGACCTACGGCACCACCCTCAAGCAACAGAAAGTCACCGGCTCGCGCAGTGGCAATGGCGTGTGCCTGGCGGTTGGCGTGGGTTGCTCCGCGGTAGGCGCCATCAGCACCCGGGATGTACTGGCAAAAGCCAGTGACTTCCCGGACCCGACCGTCAACACCTACAGCCTGTTTGCCCAGGACCAGATCAGTTGGGACAACTGGACCTTCACGCCAGGCCTGCGCTACGACTACACCCGGCTCAAGCCGCACCTGACTCAGGCGTTCCTCAACGCCGTGGACCCTACCGGCGGCGGTGACGTCAGCGACAACGACAAGACCTGGCATCGCGTCTCACCGAAGTTCGGCGTGACCTATGCCCTGAGCGACGAGTACACCTGGTACGGCCAGTACGCCGAAGGCTTCCGCACGCCGACCGCCAAGGCCTTGTATGGCCGCTTCGAAAACCCCGACGCCGGCTACAGCGTCGAGCCCAACCCCGATCTGGAACCGGAAAAAAGCAAGAGCTACGAGACCGGCCTGCGCGGCCGTTTCGATGCCGGCTCGTTCGACGTGGCGGTGTTCTACAACAAGTACCGCGACTTCATCAACGAAGATGCCATCACCCCGGCGCCGACCAGTTGACCTTCCAGAGCAATAACATCAAGCACGCCACCATCAAGGGCGCCGAGGCCAGG
The sequence above is drawn from the Pseudomonas sp. St316 genome and encodes:
- a CDS encoding FecR domain-containing protein, with amino-acid sequence MTDNHRSAEPTATSETAHAMEQALDWLILLDNPSEEQTRQFHAWLAADPRHGEAFARAQAIWNGPQVMESARRLEAVPKVTARSRLRAHWKPLATAAVLFLGLFNFSDLPLRLQADHLTVVGERQRLQLEDGSKVLLNTDSAFSSTFNEQRHVARLYKGEALFEVPGNRNLPLEIDAGPVMASVSDTTFAVRYLDGVAQVQVQRGDVDLRATRNDTHVRLSAGESIRIGPNGFDRPARLDANTDLAWVQGRLVFENRPLSQVLAELRRYYPGWIINSNEQLANVTVTGNYRLDQPLDVVRSLAHITSARLQEFPALVILN
- the edd gene encoding phosphogluconate dehydratase → MHPRVLEVTERLIARSRATRQAYLALIHGAASDGPMRGKLQCANFAHGVAGCGTEDKHHLRMMNAANIAIVSSYNDMLSAHQPYETFPEQIKKALREIGSVGQFAGGTPAMCDGVTQGEAGMELSLPSREVIALSTAVALSHNMFDGALMLGICDKIVPGLMMGALRFGHLPTIFVPGGPMVSGISNKEKADVRQRYAEGKATREELLESEMKSYHSPGTCTFYGTANTNQLLMEVMGLHLPGASFVNPNTPLRDALTREAAFQVTRMTKQSGNFMPIGEIVDERSLVNSIVALHATGGSTNHTLHMPAIAMAAGIQLTWQDMADLSEVVPTLSHVYPNGKADINHFQAAGGMSFLIRELLEAGLLHENVNTVLGHGLSRYTQEPFLEDGELVWRDGPIESLDENILRPVARAFSPEGGLRVMEGNLGRGVMKVSAVALENQIVEAPAMVFQDQQDLADAFKAGLLEKDFVAVMRFQGPRSNGMPELHKMTPFLGVLQDRGFKVALVTDGRMSGASGKIPAAIHVSPEAYVGGALARVQEGDIIRVDGVKGTLELKVDAEEFAARTPAKGLLGNNIGTGRELFGFMRMAFSSAEQGASAFTSALETLN
- a CDS encoding glucokinase, which codes for MKLALVGDIGGTNARFALWKNHSLENIQVLATADYACPEDAIQVYLSGLGLKPGAIGSVCLSVAGPVSGDEFRFTNNHWRLSNLAFCRTLQVEKLLLVNDFSAMALGMTRLRPDEYRVVCEGTPEPLRPAVVIGPGTGLGVGTLLDLGEGRFAALPGEGGHVDLPMSSPRETQLWQHIYNEIGHVSAETALSGSGLPRVYRAICAVDGHVPVLDTPESITAAGLAGDPIALEVLEQFCRWLGRVAGNNVLTLGGRGGVYIVGGVVPRFADFFLESGFAHCFADKGCMSDYFKGIPVWLVTAPYSGLMGAGVALEQSAAA
- a CDS encoding sigma-70 family RNA polymerase sigma factor, which gives rise to MSQSRFHHVFLAQRTPLLRTLERMVNNPSTAEDLLQETYLRVTRALGERTVEHLEPFVFQTARNLALDHLRARRIQSRTLLDDVPLEVVHNVVAHQSSAEDAAHAQQLLERLNVSLQALSSRQQQIFILSRLHGHSYQEIAERLGVSLSTVQKELKLIMAICVGVAERSQGEQ
- the gap gene encoding type I glyceraldehyde-3-phosphate dehydrogenase; the protein is MTLRIAINGFGRIGRNVLRALYTQGYRRDLQIVAINDLGDSAINAHLLKFDTVHGTFDADVQHDHESLTVNGDRISVSAIRNPAELPWAAEKIDVVFECTGLFTDRAKAAAHISAGARKVIISAPAKGADATVVYGVNHDILRQSHQIISNASCTTNCLAPVAQVLHRELGIESGLMTTIHAYTNDQNLTDVYHSDPYRARSATQNMIPSKTGAAEAVGLVLPELAGKLTGMAVRVPVINVSLVDLTVQLKREASAEEVNELLRHASQHSKILGYNTLPLVSSDFNHNPLSSIFDANHTKASGKLLKVLAWYDNEWGFSNRMLDNCLALCNAE